In one Saimiri boliviensis isolate mSaiBol1 chromosome 3, mSaiBol1.pri, whole genome shotgun sequence genomic region, the following are encoded:
- the LCORL gene encoding ligand-dependent nuclear receptor corepressor-like protein isoform X7, translating to MKKMIRQFAIEYISKSGKTQENRNGSIGPSIVCKSIQMNQAENSLQEEQEGPLDLTVNRMQEQNTQQGDGVLDLSTKKTSIKSEESSICDPSSENSVAGSTVDAKSEEATKMEKRKSALSKVLESLCIHHQQQVLAMLKFLVQEQNAASLCCCNTSCVVSSESQKPLIEDDLYGLFCSCEYRLAERGCLQNEKQSPGLEPLPVCIKDLHCLSCQTVTVEHIKTVVNRGIADSYNSHRCCSGLLPNNHSAKSAFSSPLLSKELCDLSVTLKDACRSRSPSPPPLSPIETEGFEKLKDAISEISSLESNKLEANINQPPSLTPAEISNTKSDHEDKILKTKKSHNSYSLLSNDSNNSTINHEKGETAVIFQDLMDRINEKLKSIETTDMTSLVKLSSSDCNTYNDLKLGNFITSLLHNAKASDYSFMELLSQHDKKVENKIIQTRFRKRQETLLAMRNSSDSPMFRRQSLQIKRELASLDENFTRRKYTEKSSRKLMHNDETSASDKGEFCHDQGPSLQNSKNLQDKNHAETSFSPNYALQSLQLPLHSLETNLSFNAFSESFKTTSTEKMSIRKPQEKSADGKNSLQHHRQNPKLGNTHALLRNDVSGLLSRTKRNIVPPGWYSIYVTNNYVFKKSPKAKKVSKSTTKKDPVKNIHIESSHNVDLNKIAMNSNLQVVVERLEDTINIAQKSWNNQPLSEGYKASRKLIEIDGKDQNADRNMTLTLNRVTCKEQSLSKSVVASSNINSHCMPTMDLNNKRLENSKKSSILDMGSLISSVENVQAKYEGVESSSFSNCSSPIKLMFLSEVKSSEGVKYTLTSVGTSQSNLPSEKHTTHHVIEGKTETNEAISNANSENYHSNHYGTDNLQRELNIFNHAKETIGSSTMFIGDINSDKPQEESKDNSSSAVDSSFKRKPGRPKKIGPQVVKQIKRPIGRPPKPKIDQTDITSCQNESFSAGRKSPESLISEVKEGIYKKSITVTVIYGRSRRTKRHVSEGSVNVSNIMSLNNNAGDFPTEHNSLRNISEHKIDLGERISAVASLTTESEILGSGFEYVRPIKNKSVIPQPSKNIIRPNQKPLAVSRKPGRPAKVKISGISVTISRTSPQEREVSISSCLPPLEQDSMLGKNLPEEKCDQQCTKMDKIRHTEADIFRNGSKSMIATVPLRHSIRDRKPSLHFLHSLASSSSLIYRSALLRKSYKLCLQKNKIQKEKHRQSRMKIAYKDTSKNRHSRNANKFLEDNKLVPISEVSLDPIISSNPLLRWWATSASNDSLLEELNNRFEQITNAWVQVSGDEAENCVHKKREHIENDPFKVASPLETCLLQLEVSPVKMLFQKKYDLNELCTWFMQTTETQSLSLVRKANARNPLEVINTRGIKLGTKYSDFNASPFRKHFKKFALSSPSKSAEKLHILHKVANSPLLNVKSNLAIARLKRTEFKRLHHERWKREGKLHNRGTVDWNSKRRNLRFFCQNQFLNKTEEETNADIPLQGKSIVDTQCVLPPEIRGDLQQRATMPDFKIHTSSENKFKSEAKENGTDCSQKEFQKGPKLENVCPNNWRSKTLKDCRIFLRKLNCLEHRNTFKLNTIIYSPESTDSGNNHQTHTKESKSFTLRSHSARQNSFKKQSKEIENAKANSPSADEFVGHLDNSKLSKSINFDKSPDSSEVLSNLNKRKRPPWKTTEMSTKRHKRQSCNNGQMANYFSKSLGKFFST from the exons GGGATGGAGTGTTAGAtctctctacaaagaaaaccaGCATAAAATCTGAAGAGTCATCCATATGTGATCCTTCTTCTGAAAATTCAGTGGCTGG ttcaacTGTTGATGCAAAATCAGAGGAAGctactaaaatggaaaaaagaaaatcagcattaAGCAAAGTTTTGGAATCTTTGTGCATACATCACCAGCAACAAGTTTTGGCTATGTTGAAATTTCTAGTCCAAGAGCAGAACGCTGCTTCTCTTTGCTGTTGTAATACATCATGTGTTGTGTCTTCAGAATCTCAAAAGCCCTTAATCGAAGATGATTTATATGGTCTATTCTGTAGTTGTGAATATAGGCTGGCAGAAAGAGGgtgtttacaaaatgaaaaacaaagcccTGGTTTAGAGCCTCTGCCAGTCTGTATTAAAGATTTACATTGTTTATCTTGCCAAACTGTAACTGTTGAACACATTAAGACAGTAGTGAATAGAGGAATTGCAGACAGTTATAATTCTCACAGGTGCTGTTCTGGACTGTTACCGAACAATCACTCTGCAAAATCAGCTTTTAGTAGTCCTCTTTTGTCAAAGGAACTATGTGATCTTTCAGTCACTCTTAAAGATGCCTGTAGATCTCGAAGTCCCTCACCCCCACCATTATCGCCTATAGAAACTGAAGGATTTGAAAAATTGAAAGACGCCATCTCAGAGATTTCATCCTTAGAAAGTAACAAACTTGAAGCAAACATTAACCAGCCTCCATCTCTCACACCAGCAGAAATAAGCAACACTAAGAGTGATCATgaagataaaatacttaaaactaaAAAATCCCATAACTCTTATTCTTTACTCTCAAATGACAgcaataattctactataaatcATGAAAAAGGTGAAACTGCTGTAATTTTTCAAGATTTAATGGATCGCATTaatgaaaaactaaaatcaaTAGAAACCACGGATATGACAAGCCTTGTGAAATTATCTAGCAGTGATTGTAATAcatataatgatttaaaattggGAAATTTCATAACGTCTCTCTTGCATAATGCAAAAGCTAGTGATTACAGTTTTATGGAATTATTGAGTCAACATgataaaaaggtagaaaataaaattattcagacAAGATTTCGAAAGCGTCAAGAAACTTTACTTGCAATGCGCAACTCCTCTGATTCACCCATGTTTAGAAGGCAGTCTTTACAGATAAAAAGAGAACTTGCTAGTCTTGATGAAAattttacaagaagaaaatacactgaaaaaaGTTCAAGGAAATTGATGCACAATGATGAGACATCTGCATCAGACAAAGGAGAATTCTGTCATGACCAAGGGCCTTCTTTACAAAATTCTAAAAACCTTCAAGATAAAAATCATGCTGAAACATCATTTTCACCAAATTATGCATTACAGTCACTGCAACTACCTCTTCATAGTTTAGAAACTAACTTGTCTTTCAATGCATTTTCAGAAAGCTTTAAAACAACTTCCACTGAGAAAATGAGCATAAGAAAGCCACAAGAGAAATCTGCAGATGGAAAAAATTCTTTGCAACACCATAGGCAAAATCCAAAATTAGGAAATACTCATGCTCTTTTGAGAAATGATGTTTCTGGACTTTTGAGCAGAACTAAACGAAATATTGTGCCGCCAGGGTGGTATTCTATATATGTaacaaataattatgtttttaaaaaatcccctaAAGCCAAAAAGGTATCCAAAtccacaacaaaaaaagacccaGTGAAAAATATTCACATTGAAAGCTCACACAATGTAGACCTAAACAAAATTGCGATGAATTCTAATTTACAAGTTGTTGTGGAGCGTTTGGAAGATACAATAAATATAGCCCAAAAATCCTGGAATAATCAGCCATTATCAGAAGGATATAAAGCATCCAGAAAATTGATAGAAATTGATGGTAaagaccaaaatgctgacagaaaTATGACTCTTACTCTGAATAGAGTGACATGCAAAGAACAGAGCTTATCAAAATCTGTGGTAGCATCCAGTAATATCAATAGTCACTGTATGCCTACAATGGATTTGAATAACAAAAGACTTGAAAATTCGAAAAAATCATCTATTTTAGATATGGGTAGCTTGATTTCCAGTGTTGAAAATGTACAAGCAAAATATGAAGGTGTTGAAAGTTCATCTTTTTCCAACTGTTCTAGTCCTATCAAACTCATGTTTTTATCTGAGGTTAAAAGTAGTGAAGGAGTCAAATATACTTTAACTTCCGTTGGTACTTCCCAGTCAAATCTTCCTTCTGAAAAACATACAACCCATCATGTAattgaaggaaaaacagaaacaaatgaggCTATCTCAAATGCGAACTCTGAAAATTATCACTCTAATCATTATGGTACTGATAATCTTCAAAGAGAACTAAACATATTCAATCATGCAAAAGAAACCATAGGATCCTCTACAATGTTTATAGGTGATATAAATAGTGATAAGCCACAAGAAGAATCAAAGGACAATTCGAGCAGTGCTGTTgattcatcttttaaaagaaaaccaggTAGACCAAAAAAAATAGGACCCCAAGTTGTGAAACAGATTAAGCGACCAATTGGAAGACCTCCAAAGCCTAAAATTGACCAAACAGACATCACTAGTTGCCAAAATGAGTCCTTTAGTGCTGGAAGGAAAAGCCCAGAATCTCTCATATCAGAAGTAAAAGAAGGTATTTATAAAAAGAGTATTACAGTAACTGTTATTTATGGAAGGTCAAGAAGAACTAAAAGGCATGTTTCTGAAGGAAGTGTAAACGTAAGCAACATTATGTCTTTAAACAATAATGCTGGTGATTTTCCAACTGAACATAATAGTCTCAGAAATATTAGTGAACACAAAATTGACTTGGGTGAAAGAATAAGTGCTGTAGCAAGTTTGACTACTGAAAGTGAGATCTTGGGGTCTGGCTTTGAATATGTGAGACCCATCAAGAACAAATCTGTgatacctcagccttccaagaacaTTATTCGACCAAATCAGAAGCCTTTGGCAGTAAGTAGGAAGCCTGGTAGACCAGCAAAAGTGAAAATCTCCGGCATATCTGTGACTATTAGTAGAACTTCACCTCAGGAAAGAGAAGTAAGTATTAGCAGCTGCTTGCCTCCTTTGGAACAGGATAGTATGTTAGGAAAAAATCTGCCTGAAGAAAAGTGTGACCAACAGTGCActaaaatggacaaaataagaCACACTGAAGCTGATATATTTAGGAATGGATCAAAAAGTATGATTGCTACTGTACCTTTGAGACATTCTATTAGGGATAGAAAACCATCTCTGCATTTCTTACATTCATTAGCATCTTCTAGCTCACTTATTTATAGAAGTGCTCTGCTCCGTAAATCATATAAACTGtgtttgcagaaaaataaaattcagaaggaAAAACATAGGCAGTCAAGGATGAAAATAGCTTACAAAGATACCTCAAAAAACAGACATTCGAGAAATGCAAATAAGTTTTTAGAAGATAACAAATTAGTACCCATTTCTGAAGTATCCCTGGACCCTATAATTTCATCAAACCCTTTGCTCAGGTGGTGGGCTACTTCTGCTTCAAATGATTCCTTATTAGAGGAATTAAACAATAGATTTGAGCAAATAACAAATGCTTGGGTACAAGTGAGTGGAGATGAAGCTGAAAATTGTGTTCAtaaaaaaagagaacacattgAAAATGATCCTTTCAAAGTAGCAAGCCCTTTGGAAACTTGTCTTTTACAACTTGAAGTTTCACCTGTAAAAATGCTTTTTCAGAAAAAGTATGATTTGAATGAACTCTGTACTTGGTTTATGCAAACAACAGAAACACAGTCTCTTTCACTAGTTAGGAAAGCAAATGCCCGAAACCCTTTGGAAGTAATAAATACCAGGGGAATCAAATTAGGGACCAAATATTCTGACTTTAATGCCAGCCCTTTCagaaagcactttaaaaaatttgcGCTCTCTTCTCCTTCAAAATCAGCAGAGAAGTTGCATATACTGCATAAAGTGGCTAACTCTCCACTCTTAAATGTGAAAAGTAATTTAGCAATAGCTAGATTGAAAAGGACTGAGTTTAAGAGGTTGCATCATGAAAGgtggaaaagagagggaaagctGCACAACCGTGGAACGGTTGACTGGAACTCTAAAAGGAGAAACTTAAGATTTTTCTGCCAgaaccaatttttaaataagactgAGGAAGAAACAAATGCTGACATCCCACTCCAAGGAAAAAGCATAGTAGACACCCAGTGTGTTTtgccacctgagatcaggggtgaCTTGCAGCAAAGGGCGACaatgcctgacttcaaaatacataCTAGTTCCGAGAATAAATTTAAGTCGGAAGCAAAAGAGAATGGAACAGATTGCAGccaaaaagaatttcaaaagggACCAAAACTAGAAAATGTATGTCCTAATAATTGGAGGTCAAAAACCTTAAAAGACTGTAGAATATTTTTGAGGAAGCTCAACTGTCTTGAACACAGAAATACTTTCAAGCTAAATACAATCATTTACTCTCCTGAATCTACTGACAGTGGAAATAATCATCAGACTCATACGAAAGAATCAAAGAGCTTTACTTTAAGATCTCATTCTGCTAggcaaaattcttttaaaaagcaatctaaagaaatagaaaatgctaaAGCAAATAGTCCTTCAGCCGATGAATTTGTTGGTCATCTTGACAATAGTAAATTAAGTAAATCTATTAACTTTGACAAGAGTCCTGATAGTTCTGAAGTTCTTAGCAatttgaacaaaagaaaaagaccaccATGGAAGACCACAGAAATGTCAACAAAAAGACATAAACGACAGTCTTGCAACAATGGACAAATGgcaaactatttttcaaaatccCTAGGTAAGTTCTTCTCTActtaa